A single genomic interval of Prunus dulcis chromosome 5, ALMONDv2, whole genome shotgun sequence harbors:
- the LOC117629134 gene encoding uncharacterized protein LOC117629134, which yields MMIEMNKAVVPGGQVCLRVVPNPNKAAAGGRRLQNLVNVLGKGKLGGNIFVSSPPPQLVAAAASTPIPIPIPRRRRLMATSNSSNADICRFIPSSPYGDPCLDLFFNSLRPDDCGYTPVCLKYRKQLLPLAWSHNPLTTLKLIFSAQTSSLEGMTFDTAVLWLHHNHPNTLLRNLHSLVNSVSYGEGLYTLVQILSNLLVQKRGGQDNDAAAHPERYDLDPDYRLLHDRVIDIFVELLKSDIDKIKHHKLKLKFLNDDDDLDDFDQLDVDGFVSAAAECCTDKYLIKGHRACARIILLCESIGRRLFPLESDQSDEWERLRKKVLVPLSKYYRRQVHTDCYHREVRERCVVEKYLEEVKAAAGGGGGNLRGGIIKLDASLPNEIIKYVRREDVREAAEVQWKAMVEDIKQGEGLGKFKNCLVVGSYSLDAKLDERYPEEAYAEAGLEILVSEMNEEPWKGKIITYSDEKYQLDLIQGHNLTSKFEFMRSVETCWTSLVECNKEFLEVFDLILEVAVNEKLRAEQMIKKVIVFTEHLEPIDSPIWDVQYNALQSTFEAIRRKFRDKGYGDDSVPHILYFNETEQPWICTQDPGFTLLSGFSNNMFKSFLKNGGEIGPHHLMEAAIAHEEYQTLEVVD from the coding sequence ATGATGATTGAGATGAATAAAGCCGTGGTGCCGGGGGGGCAAGTGTGTTTGAGGGTTGTTCCGAATCCGAACAAAGCAGCAGCAGGAGGCCGCCGCCTCCAAAACCTTGTCAATGTCCTCGGCAAAGGCAAATTAGGAGGTAATATTTTCGTTtcttcaccaccaccacaattAGTAGCAGCAGCTGCATCCACACCAATTCCAATCCCAATCccgagaagaagaagattaatGGCTACTTCCAACTCCTCCAACGCTGACATCTGCCGTTTTATTCCTTCCTCCCCCTACGGTGACCCCTGCCTTGATCTCTTTTTCAACTCCCTCAGACCAGACGACTGCGGATATACCCCAGTCTGCCTCAAATATCGGAAGCAACTGCTTCCCTTGGCCTGGTCCCACAATCCCCTTACCACCCTCAAGCTCATCTTCAGCGCTCAGACTAGCAGTTTAGAGGGCATGACGTTCGACACGGCCGTGCTTTGGCTCCACCACAACCACCCAAATACTCTGTTACGCAATCTTCACTCCCTTGTCAACTCTGTCTCCTATGGTGAGGGCTTGTATACACTTGTCCAAATTCTGTCCAACCTTCTAGTTCAGAAACGAGGCGGCCAAGACAACGACGCTGCTGCTCATCCAGAGAGGTATGACCTTGATCCGGATTATAGGTTGTTACACGACCGtgttattgatatttttgtgGAGCTACTGAAGTCTGATATTGACAAAATAAAGCACCACAAGCTGAAACTGAAGTTTttaaatgatgatgatgacctGGACGACTTCGACCAACTTGATGTTGATGGTTTCGTATCCGCTGCTGCAGAGTGTTGCACTGACAAATATCTTATAAAGGGCCACCGCGCCTGCGCCCGCATCATTTTGCTGTGTGAAAGCATTGGGAGGAGGCTTTTCCCCCTAGAATCAGATCAATCAGATGAGTGGGAACGGCTAAGGAAGAAGGTTTTGGTGCCCTTGAGCAAGTACTACCGTCGTCAAGTTCACACCGATTGCTACCATCGTGAAGTCCGAGAGCGCTGTGTGGTTGAGAAGTATTTGGAGGAGGTGAAGGCGGCagcaggaggaggaggaggcaaTCTAAGAGGTGGAATAATAAAGCTGGATGCTTCGCTTCCAAATGAGATCATAAAATATGTAAGAAGGGAGGATGTCCGGGAAGCCGCTGAGGTTCAGTGGAAGGCAATGGTAGAGGACATAAAGCAGGGGGAGGGTTTgggaaaattcaaaaactgctTGGTGGTGGGCTCTTATTCACTGGACGCTAAATTGGATGAGCGTTATCCAGAGGAGGCCTATGCAGAGGCAGGGTTGGAAATTCTGGTGTCTGAAATGAATGAAGAGCCATGGAAAGGAAAGATAATAACATACAGTGATGAAAAATATCAGCTAGACTTGATACAAGGACATAATCTTACGTCCAAGTTCGAATTTATGAGATCCGTGGAGACCTGCTGGACCTCCTTGGTGGAATGTAATAAGGAATTTTTGGAggtgtttgatttgattctgGAAGTGGCTGTGAATGAGAAGTTGAGGGCAGAGCAGATGATCAAGAAGGTAATTGTGTTCACCGAACATCTAGAACCTATTGACAGCCCCATCTGGGATGTTCAGTACAACGCACTACAGAGCACGTTTGAGGCCATTCGGAGAAAGTTTAGGGATAAAGGGTACGGGGATGACTCGGTGCCTCACATTTTGTATTTCAACGAGACCGAGCAACCCTGGATTTGTACACAAGATCCAGGCTTCACGCTGTTGAGTGGCTTCTCCAACAATATGTTCAAGtcctttttgaaaaatggTGGGGAAATTGGCCCGCACCATCTCATGGAAGCAGCCATCGCTCACGAAGAGTATCAAACTCTGGAGGTAGTTGACTGA